In the genome of Aedes aegypti strain LVP_AGWG chromosome 2, AaegL5.0 Primary Assembly, whole genome shotgun sequence, the window cctataagtagatgaaaaccgaatttagtactataccatttaattccactagagtttgtatcctttgacagatacgcgtatttcaacctcaactgaaaggccgtcttcagtgtcgtgtactatacTCGACTTCTAAGTCTACACAtattagagaaacaaaaaagttatcgcgatttgaatttttttttagcggtaaaaaatggagcagccggtagaggggttgaatatcatcaggttgggatgggttgttcgatctttgggcattttttgtaatttatttcctaAAACCTTACATGTTAATGGTTTcatagatttattatgtttgtttcccgttgactagggcctgaaaaaataatgctaATGTGTGTTTTTTAAACCATACATATTCTAAAAACCGTAATTTTTAGGTACTGTGGGGAACAAATCTTGATCAAACAATGtctaaaattaatttaatcttattggcgtgttcgacaaactttaacagaatagaattagctttcaataggtggtaatagcatgagattttgatttatgagttttgagttatgatttttcaaaccttaaaaTAAGCATAAAgcacatttttaacttgaagcatagggaaatctctatcaaatgagctgaaaatttgaccaaacATTGTTCTTAGTATGAGAATttagaatactgcttgacctgAAGATTTCCAGccatttttcaaatatgaacaggccTACTCTAGAGTCATATTGATCCCAGAACATAGACAAAAGGTCAATGGAAGGCTAATGAATACTCTTTTCTTTCGCAGTCATCGTTCCCTGGCCAATGGGACGGAAATAGCCATAGTGGTGGTCGCTTGCGGCGAGCGACATAACGAAGCACTGAACATGATTAAGTCGGCCATTATGTTCAATCGAAATCAAGCACCGCTCAGATTCATCGTCGTTGCCGAAGAGCAGTTGAAGCAAAATTTCGTGGAAAAGCTGGACGATTGGCAGGAAATCAACGACAATATCTTCACCTACGAAATACATTCCCTAACATTCCCGGAAGCGAACAAGGATGAATGGAAGAAGCTGTTCAAACCTTGTGCGGCGCAGCGTCTTTTTCTACCGGTAATTAtcatcaaatttttgaatttattcatAGACATCGCCAGGATTTCCATGAGGGGAAAAGGCTTCATAAGTAAATTCACGTATTTTACACCAAAACACTTGCGTTTTACACATGTCCAATCTCTCCATTCGTTCACAATAGCGCTTAATGAGCTCTGACACACGATCTAGTTGTATTTCTTAATTCCATATACTACACACGCGCGCAGATCGAGttcgatttatttagtgtttcAACAGTTTAAGttgaaacttcttcttctttctggcgttacgtccccactgggacagagcctgcttctcagcttagtgtgcttataagcacttccacagttattcactgacaGCTTACTATGCCTatgaacatttttgcatgtgtatatcgtgtggcaggtacgaagatactctatgtcatggaaagtcgagaaaatttccaacccgaaaagatcctcgaccggtgggattcgaacccatgaccctgaGCTtgttcatgctgaatagctgcgcgtttaccgctacggctatctggactgAAGTtgaaacttgtaaccttctgagTTACTTGTTCACCAaatggctcggtagcttagttagCAAAGCACTGGTCTAGCATAcgagagtcgtgagttcgaatcccatctgagcacgtggattttttttcataatttcactcataataTATCCATCTTTACTACACGTAATGAGTTGATTAATTTAGAAATTTAATATCCTCTGTTTTCAGTCGCTTTTACCACACATCGATTCAGTTCTGTATGTCGATTCGGACACGATTTTCTTGTCCCCGGTCCAAGAATTGTGGTCTATGTTCCGCAATTTCAACGCGTCTCAGTTTGCCGGTATGGCGCCGGAACATGAGGACAAAAATGCCGGTTGGTACAACCGGTTCGCACGCCATCCTTACTATGGCGATCTGGGGGTGAACTCCGGTGTCATGTTAATGAATCTCACCCGAATGAGGGACTTCAAGTGGGAGGAGCACATAATGCCTATCTACAAAGAGTACCGATTGAAGTTGGTATGGGGAGATCAGGACATCATCAATATTCTGTTCCACCACCATCCGGATAGGTTGTACATATTCCCGTGTGATTGGAACTACCGAGCGGATCACTGTATGTACATGAGCGTTTGTGATGCTCCGGATGGCGTCAAGATTATCCACGGGAACCGCGGATATTTTCATTCCTATGTTCAACCAATTTTCAACTTACTCTACACCACCATCGAAGAGTACGCCTTTCGAACGGATATCCACTCGAACTTCATTCGGACGGTGGAGGACTCGTTGACCCTGCCGAGCAATTCAAACTGTGATAAACTGCTGGACAAGTTTTTACAGGATCCTAGAAAGTATTTCAAACAGAACCAGTACATCGAGGAGACGTAAGGAGACAAGTAGAACtgcaatctaaaaaaaaactcacattcTGAGAAACCATATCGCGGGAGACAGAGGAGCAAACGTAATTTCGAATAGATAAAAGTGATTTCACTAAAACAGTGTATAGTAAAAGTATAAGAACAAACATGAACAATCGCAACGATGTCTACGCCCACTTTCATATACGTAGCCAATGCTGAATGAGAACAAATTCAGGAGAAACTCGCCTTAGTTGATAGATGTTTTCAGTATGCAAGATTTTGACCTGTTTTAGAGTTGATTTTTggaggaagttttttttttcttttacgaTGTCAGTTGTGCATATGTAGATTTTTACAAACTTAGTCAATCTCTGTGTAGAGAGTTTCAAGTATTATAACGAGCCAGGATTTCAAGACATAGTGCAAGTGTAAATAAATGAAGTGTTTTAAACTTTAACGAGTGTTCTTGAATATGAAATGTGAAAGCAAAATAATTTATGGATACTGCCGGTAAGTATAGGGAGCGGGCCATCCCACACAACCGTTATTCGTTCTAACGAAAAAATAAAGGTTATTTGGCCCAATGAATACCACCATATTGGCGCACCCGTTGTTCAGTGCCGCTAAGATCATAATTTCGACTTTCTGACGAATTTCCTAAAAATTATATGTTATGGTTAATGGTAATTATTTGCAAAACGGGatttttgcaaggatttctttactattttttttaagattcctcTAAGTAAAACACCAAAAGTTCCCAACATAATCGTTCACAGATTCCCtcttgaattccttcaggaattacactCGGAATGGAGGGGGTTATAAgtaaaggggtgtaagtgacaaactATTAGTTGAGACATTCTCACTGAAACCGACCCACTATTTACAAttggtctttcaaaatgttcaaatttatgctcaTTCGAAAACTCCTGTCGAGTAAGTAAAGAAACTGCATTCGGttggtcaaattgatggaccccttGGTAACGTTATAACCCCTTGGCTCTCTCAAACTGCTATAactcagaaatttattcaataatcccttcacaataacatggttttgggaagagaaaacataggagcttttttttgcaaaaataaaaatattttgcggccatattggattttatcGGAAAATTAATTTTTCATGGTGTTCGCAAACacagatttcaaaaatttctgcaTCATTGGAAAGCTAAGCTAGTTttacacaaaatatgaaaaaaatcagaggtGTATGTTTTTTTGATCAAAAGATgcgattttgtaaaacatttctTATCGCGCTGGTGCAATTTGTGGTCAAATAATTATTTGGTAATGGTACACTTTTTTATTTAGTTtgggggagggattattagagtgtAATGAATGCTCGActctgaagaagtctgtaagtcgcagacgaaatagacCTGTCAAGAAAAACAACATATTAGAggttaaaggtatttgctcgccttactagtgattttagttttttttttgcaaaagtgaagtgttaaagttcaattaatagtttttttttctctcaaataATAATGGCTCTAGAGGTCATCAAAAAAGACGTCCATAATTTGGGGGACGTccataacactgttcgacaaaaaaaattttttggctggatcagggacgcggttatatgggtcttgaagtgcaagaaaagtgtagaaagaggccgttttcaaatggtttgcagcacccctggattagtttttgacaaagtttgaaaattttgcattttgcatcaaaaaaagcgtaataagcaaaatatcaatatattttcaaattaaattattcaaccattgaattagtcaaatcaatattttttagccctatatcgcttcagggaaacatgcaccatttcagaagaatattggcatcatttttatatatgaatttgaaatgttaacgatcattaaacaagcatacgaggatgtgcaccatataaaaactacttatttttctattccacacatctggttcattatataataattattataggttcaataagacgcttgattaggatttaattttttgctccattttatgaaacaatgagcaatgcaatccagtaacatttgatttcaacaagcaTACGAatacggaaaattgatgtgtctgttatgtttatatgggctggttggtctacTAAACTCTTGGCAGTAATaaaaaattaggttggacactgacatgtaagtggtcttacatgagctAGTCAGTTTATCAGGAGCCGATGGTGAAGTCtgtgaaaaatgtcataataatgttatttgcgatttccaaagatttttaaaggtactcattaagaatagattacctatcgtgaggtccatttgttatcagaatatccctagaaattacagactaacgtaaaatagcaaccaataattcagtaatcaacatttccacattttttgtgacaacatttgacagccactcaggcaggcatgagatctttttgattcagttttgcgcacaatactaatcatttgtgaaaactgatttagtggtaacatgcctacttcttacttgtaagatgatacaatttctggttaaaccatttccgatttttttttgttggttctacattttacatatttttcagcaattttaatcaaactttcaaatggagcgttagtttcttgttcaatgggatgttttcttcaaatgggttTAGTTGTAAGCATATTGGAAACATAAAGAAGTCGACCATTAAGGTTAATTTTAAACTCGTCTCCCATATAAGGACAAACGTGTCCATTTATGAGCCCCCATTCCCATATCCTCGAAAcgagtaaaaatgcttttcaattaagtgaagaaacaatttatccatacatttgtgataaacaattttgcgaaacttcacgtaatttctatttttaaacgtaatttctttctttaaacaagaagacatagaaaaacaagtgttttactcattttgaatatatcgcaattatttgtgaaattcattccgaatctcaaaactgaaagtttgattaaaattgccaaaaaacatgtgaaatttagaaccgaaaaataaaaaaatatcggaaatggtttaaccagattttttttcatcttacaagtaagaagcaggcatgttaccactaaatcaattttcacaaatgattagtattgtgcacagactgaatcaaaaagagctcatgcctgcctgagcggctttcgcaaaaaatgtgataatgatgattactaaattatttgttgctaatttatgttattctgtaattttcctagggatattccgaggaaaatgaatgtcacgataagtaaacaattattaatgagtacctatcgaaatatttagaaattgcaaataacaatgttatcacatttttttacagtctcctgataaaccgactagcgcatgtaagaccacttacatgtcagtgtccaacctatataaattttgtatttctgctgagagtttattagaccaaccagcccatatattcacatcacatcacatcacagacacatcaattttccgtagtcgtatccttgttgaactcaaatgttactggattgcattgctcattgctttataaaatggagcaaaaaaataaatcataatcaagcgtcttcttgaacctataataattgttatataatgaaccagatgtgtggaatagaaaaataagtagtagtgcatatggtgcacatcctcgtatgcttgtttaatgatcgttaacattccaaattcatatataaaaatgatgccaatattcttctgaaatggtgcacgtttccctgaagcgatctagggctaaaatatattgatttggctaattcaatggttgaataattgaatttgaaaatatattgatattttgcttattacgctttttttgatgaaaaatgcaaaattttcaaactttgtcaaaaactaacccaggggtgctgcaaatcatttgaaaacgtcctctttctacacttttcttgcacttcaagacccatataaccacgtccctgatccagccaaaaaaaattttttgtcgaacagtgtaatttaTCCAAGATTCtcaaggggctgtccattaattaggtaaggggttatggggggagcgggggtttgagatttcttacgtgccatTTTGGaagctcaatcaaaatatttttttttctggaatggagaaacacgaaatatgcttgaaaagggcctatttttctttttttatttaatcacttaaaaaattattgttttcctctatttcgatttgttttcaaaatctgtatttttttttaaatcgtaacttttttgtccataattcttacattttgaaacattgtgcaataaatcacataagttgtcccctaaaacatatccaaaaaaaaaaatcaaaactgcgtttctggagaaaatcgattttaaaattttgtttttgaaataaaaaataatctgtaactttttttaccgtgcatatttttctccatatagtcctaagcaatacctacaactttgtagaaaatctcaaatcgatcggacaaaccgttttcgagttacagttttttaaagatttgccatgcattttccgatacgcccttctcaaaaataaggcgaggttcaaaatggcggtctgaaagtgcataatggcattttggtcataaagaatctgtatgcaaattttcaggcgatccaaaaaatacaaaaataatcgggtttgcggaacggcgtggaaccgctctacttacaacatattggctataattttgttgaacaaacttgtgtcaaaatatttacccatttttagttagggggagatcccccagtaccggacacttaagccactaaattcataattcgaaaaatattgattttatgtgctcgtgttaccgtaatccggggtatcattgatcagcggggtaacattgatcggaatgactcatctcgtaaaaagttcgcattatcatttattgatggaacatttctaaaccatgaatgttgcttccctttcttatattcatgagctaatgaaagtgatgatttttgcgaaaattcccTTAACCTTATATGTAAATTtgacaactttttgaaacaatgattttaatggttgagtatgacactaccaaacattcatgtctcacataagttctgtaaacgatatgatcaaggaaaatgcgattcttcctaaaaacggcatcgccgaaaacgattccgttgtcaaaactttcataagtatgttgaatttggcaacattagcgaattactgttaagaatgtaaatttcccttaggaaattgcctacctttaggcgtattccgtggttcgagttgtttttaattttaaaataactcaaaaagtaaatgacttgtaagcgtttggccttcatattcagCTTCAGGGGCCATAATTTATGCaagcaacgacattttcaatattaccgaacgttgtttacataagtgatcaatgttaccccatatcagctaaatcaaaaaatcgcctaaaacatttttgtaaacattcttaaatcgttcaaaaaacaaaatacagtatatagtcacgagctatagggggcagtacttgttttaaaaatataaaatttgcaacatttgcattttcaaactaaatatttaagaaatattcaaaaaaatgatcaatgttaccccggattacggtacccatttatgataaatattatcgtttttatagtgtacaaaaataaatttgaaaatataagtatgaattttgacattgcattttgatgatgcattttagtaccaaattgatcgatcttgaaaggtggcacccaataccggacacaatctggaaatgcctcgaattctgtaaatttgaacatcattgaatgtgtttactttaggaatagtatataattgccaattcaatgcatttgcaacatttacaagaacaatttgagtatatCATAGTTTGcaaaatgtccatcaaaaacctctttcttatatgatgaaaaatagcacattttacgatgttgtactgaatgttcatttttcttaattttattgcatgtttgataccatgatcgacggaatccatgaaaaatgaatgtattttgagacactcgtgcaataaatacaaagatatcatataacaaatcaggctgtccgaaactgggggacaggaggtgcttaaacaaaattgtaatttgtccatatttagtccaattatggtacaaaatacattcatactatcaaattaggattatgtacgaatatgcttgcgtgatccaaagtattttttcatattcaaaataattacttaaTAGGCTCAAAACTAAGgtaatacatcatttttttttaaattttcaatcttttgtacttttttaaaaaagcatgcatatttcaatcattttttttaaattttcaatcttttgtacttttttaaaaaggcatgcatatttcaaggatgtgttattctacgcaaacattagtctccagaatagcttcctttactactaatacaccatcttgattgaactatgatttctcaatgtttcgaatttgtccggtattgggtgctgtccggtactgggggatctccacctataacagtttcaaaattgattgtcttaagtttgccgaaaaatacacacttaattttcatcaaaaaattgcccaaaacctgattaattgtaatatactcaaaaatcaatttgcaaatttttccgtgattttatacatgggtcgaacttttgccccgctgattcgaacttttgccccactatgggccaaaaattgttttcaagcaaaactaatacactaaaaaaaaatacacttcaaagcaaccttattaggaacgcccttacataaaatattgaaaaagattttatcttcaattggtccatgcaacgaaagtttgaccaaaaattacaacattgacgtcgaaaaacaacaaatagccataacttttccaaatctcaatcaatttttatgataattgAAGTAAAAGTCTTTTACTTAAacagcattcgaaccacaatgacatttataagatttgttttgaattgagctagaaatcttaaaaagaaactctaaccccactcgaacttttgccccactttactctaacgaTAAttacacggtctcccgtgtcgccTTAAGGCACAGaaaaccgtaaatattcatttcaatttggaaaatttttgcaACCTTACctcacttttgatttgtttcggTCGTTGTAAAGAAACGATACACTGGAATTGTTTTCCGAACGGCACTCATGAGGAGCTAGACGTACTTCGGAAGATGAAGAATGCTGTATACGCATGTGATACGTGTATTGCGTTGCACGAGTTTGATGATACAGAAGAGATGCAAACTAAAATGAATGAAGTGTTGCATGGTGTAGCGAAACTACAGAGAGTACTCGATTTTGTTGAAGGCTTTGATGTTAGGGTGCGCAAAATTGTTAGAGAAGAATTAGTCGAAAGCGGGAAAATTCCTGTAACTCCTACTTGTGAACCTGTCCGGTATAATTTGCGGTCGACAAGTAAGGCTAAGCGGGAAAATGGAAGGATGGAAAATAGAAATAATCCGCCAGTAAACGGTACTGTGGTGAATAACAATATTAATTATTCTTTTGCGGACGTTGTGAAAACTAGTAAGCCTGTGGTATTATCGAAAGATACTCCCAAGACGTTGAATtccaaaaatgaagaaaataataataaagctaTTCATGCTGTATCACCAAAGAAACCAAACTCAAGAATAGTAATCAAACCGAAAACTGGTAAAAATGCGAGTGAAACGAAAAAGTTGCTTAGCAAGAAAGTCAAGCCATCAAACTTTAGGGTCAAAGATATATATACACGGAAAGATGGTAGTATTCTTGTAGATGTACAGGATCACTCCGCGATGTTGAAGTTAAAGGAGACGATAGAAAAAGAATTGTGTGATCACTGTGAAGTCGAAGTGAGCGATACTTTAAAACCAACATTGAAGATAGTGGGGATCAATGAAGAAATGAACGAAGACGAACTCAAAACAACGTTGATCGAAAATAATGAAGTTATGGAAAACGTGAAGCATTTCAAGGTAAAAAGTATTGTTGCAAAAGATAAAGAAAATAATGATAACTTTGATGCAATTATTGAGGTTGATGCGATCACTTTTCACAAGGTCCTGAAACAAAAGAAAATTATGTGTGGGTGGGAGCGATGCCAAGTGGTAGACGCCTTAGATGTTGTTCAATGTTACAAATGCTGTGGATTTAATCATAAATCTGTAAAATGTACGGCGAGAAAAGAAGCTTGTCCACGTTGTGCTGGTGAACATTTGATAAGAGAGTGCAATTCTTCTGAGGTGAAGTGCATTAACTGCGAGAGATCAAAATTGAATGGTGACAAAGATGCGGATTCTAATCATTGTGCGTGGAGTGAGCGTTGTCCGCTGTATATGAGAATGAAGGAGCGCAAAAGGCAAATGATTGACTATAGTGTATAGCAATCATCGGTACAGGTGTTGTATGCGAATGTAGCGATATGCAAACACATTGAAGAGATAAGGTTATTGTTGAAAAGACGAAGACCCGTAGTGACTATATTAACAGAAACGCATCTGACAGGTGATCATGATATTAATCAATTAGAAGTGCAAGGATATTCTATGATAAATTGTCTATCAACATCACGGCACACTGGGGGAGTAACTATGTTTGTGAGATCTGGAGTCAAACTAAAAGTGATTTCAAACGAGTCAGTTGCCGGTAATTGGTTTCTCGCGATTGATGTATCGACTGGAAATTTTTCTGGGATTTATGGTGCAGTATATCACTCACCGAATGCAAGTGATGCCGCATTTCTACAGCATCTTGAAGACTCGTGGCTGCCGAACGTATTTGACGACGAAAGAACAAACTTGATAATTGGAGATTTTAATATTAACTGGATGAAGGTAGGTGACAGACGTGAGCTAAAAAATGTAATGGATTCTGTGTCATTGAGACAAATTATACAATTCCCCACTAGAGTAAGTATTAGAAGTAGTACTATGATTGACCTGGCATTCACGAATGATGATAGAATAACTGCTATTGAATTGATAGATGACAAATTATCTGACCATGAAACAATTGGACTCAAATTCAACATAACGGACCAGCTAAGACAGTCGACAAAAATTAGCGTTAAAAGCTGGAGACAATATTCCAAGGAAAAATTTTGTAGCAAACTGCAACACAAATTGCGTGATTTCAATTTGCTTGATTCAACTGACGAAAGTGCAGCACTTCTGGGATGTTCTTTGGAGTCTGCAGTGAATGAAATGATAATAGATAAAGAGATTGAAATATATGACGATTGCAATTGGTACAATGGAAAGCTACATAGAATGAAGGAATCAAGGGACAGGGCATATGCCAAATTTAGAAGGACAGGTGACGCCACAGACTGGAGATTGTATCAAAGATTGAGAAATAAGTACGTTATAGAAATCCGTAAAACGAAAGCTGAATACATAAGCAAAGACTTACAGGAATGTCAAGGTGACtcgaaaaaaatatggaaagttttgaaaaagatGATGAAACCTATCAGAAATCGTGATCCAGGAGTAGAATTTGAAAACGCCAGCGATGAAATCGACGCAACAGTGAAATCAAacaaattgaatgaatttttcgttGAGAGCATCAAAGATATCCATAACAGTATTCcagatgtaccaatagttgaAGGAAACGTTGAGTTGCCCCAAATTGGAGTTGTAGAGTGGAACGTATTTCATGAAATAAGCATGACCAATTTGGAAAAAGTAGTAAATGGGTTAAAGGTTTGCGGAGGTGTTAATAATCTAAGCACAAAAGTCTTTTGGGATGGATTTCAAACAATAAAGAATGTATTTTTAT includes:
- the LOC5567113 gene encoding glucoside xylosyltransferase 1, translated to MKVYRLLAVLVLTSFLLIWYYILRVNNGLFNGISLGVNSSFSGFSLGRKSHRSLANGTEIAIVVVACGERHNEALNMIKSAIMFNRNQAPLRFIVVAEEQLKQNFVEKLDDWQEINDNIFTYEIHSLTFPEANKDEWKKLFKPCAAQRLFLPSLLPHIDSVLYVDSDTIFLSPVQELWSMFRNFNASQFAGMAPEHEDKNAGWYNRFARHPYYGDLGVNSGVMLMNLTRMRDFKWEEHIMPIYKEYRLKLVWGDQDIINILFHHHPDRLYIFPCDWNYRADHCMYMSVCDAPDGVKIIHGNRGYFHSYVQPIFNLLYTTIEEYAFRTDIHSNFIRTVEDSLTLPSNSNCDKLLDKFLQDPRKYFKQNQYIEET